One window from the genome of Echinicola vietnamensis DSM 17526 encodes:
- a CDS encoding GH92 family glycosyl hydrolase has product MRKWQRIMGLAIGLGAVVSGCKEQAPSDQDKDRVPEADLVEYVNPYIGSGGHGHVFVGANVPFGGVQLGPVNLTEGWDWCSGYHYSDSTIIGFAHTHLSGTGIGDLGDVLVMPVVGEVSVAKGVPEQPETGYFSYFDHENEVVEAGYYAVQLDRYDVYAELTATSRAGFHQYTFPESDESKLLFNLKQGIGWDVPTETHIELVNDTTLTGYRFSKGWAKDQKLYFAAKLSKPVVSFEVFDENEPVAGKSLTGKEVKALMEFATTADEKVLLKVGISPVSVVNAMDNLKEEIPHWDFKRTVADAKSNWNHELNKIQVEMDDEVEMTKFYTALYHTMIAPSVFNDHNGDYAGADGKVRNDTTFTNLTTFSLWDIYRGCSPLYTIFQQNRMEDIVKSMLKIYEQQGKLPVWHLVGNETNTMPGYSAVPIVVDAYLKGIPMDTVLAYEAVKASAMRDELGLDKVKELGYIPADGEVESVSKGLEYALSDWCIAQMAKGFGAQEDVAYFSKRGKYYQHYFDPNVGFMRGRIADNEWRKPFSPFTSIHMKGDFTEGNAWQYTWLVPQDVEGLVELLGGREAFISKLDSLFLVEGDMGEEASNDITGLVGQYAQGNEPSHHVTYLYGYVGQSHKTAEKVRYILKNLYANDPDGLSGNEDVGQMSAWLVLSSLGFYPVEPAGGKYVWGSPTVNNATIRMDNGKTLHLTVKGNSEENIYIQNITFNGKPYSSQFLMHEDLLKGGEIVVEMGSEAAEHRLK; this is encoded by the coding sequence ATGCGTAAATGGCAAAGAATAATGGGGTTGGCCATAGGGCTTGGGGCGGTGGTCTCAGGCTGTAAAGAGCAGGCTCCGAGCGACCAAGATAAGGATAGGGTTCCTGAAGCCGATCTAGTGGAGTATGTAAATCCATATATTGGTTCGGGTGGTCACGGGCACGTTTTTGTAGGAGCCAATGTCCCTTTTGGGGGCGTGCAGCTTGGGCCTGTGAACCTTACGGAAGGTTGGGACTGGTGTTCCGGCTACCATTATTCTGATTCGACCATCATAGGCTTTGCCCATACCCATTTGAGTGGGACGGGTATTGGAGATTTAGGGGATGTGCTGGTGATGCCTGTTGTGGGAGAGGTGAGTGTTGCCAAAGGAGTCCCAGAGCAGCCAGAGACAGGGTACTTCTCTTATTTTGACCATGAAAATGAAGTAGTGGAAGCGGGCTATTATGCGGTGCAGCTGGATCGATATGATGTATATGCAGAGCTGACAGCCACCTCACGCGCGGGATTTCACCAATATACCTTTCCGGAGAGTGATGAGTCCAAATTGCTGTTTAACCTCAAACAAGGGATTGGTTGGGACGTCCCTACCGAGACGCACATAGAATTGGTCAATGATACTACCCTTACGGGCTATCGTTTTTCCAAAGGCTGGGCGAAGGATCAAAAACTATATTTCGCAGCAAAGCTCTCCAAGCCGGTAGTATCTTTTGAGGTTTTTGATGAAAATGAACCAGTAGCTGGCAAATCCTTGACAGGAAAGGAAGTGAAGGCCTTGATGGAATTTGCCACCACAGCTGATGAGAAAGTATTGCTTAAAGTAGGGATTTCACCTGTCAGCGTGGTCAACGCCATGGACAACCTGAAGGAGGAGATTCCCCATTGGGATTTCAAGCGGACAGTAGCAGACGCCAAGTCCAACTGGAATCATGAGCTGAACAAGATCCAAGTGGAGATGGACGATGAGGTGGAGATGACGAAATTCTATACAGCGCTTTACCATACGATGATCGCCCCTTCCGTTTTCAATGACCATAATGGAGACTATGCCGGTGCTGATGGGAAGGTTCGAAACGATACCACCTTTACCAATTTGACCACCTTTTCCCTATGGGATATTTATCGTGGATGCAGTCCTTTGTACACCATTTTCCAGCAGAATAGAATGGAGGATATCGTCAAATCCATGCTGAAGATATACGAGCAGCAAGGCAAGCTTCCCGTTTGGCATTTGGTAGGTAACGAAACCAATACCATGCCCGGATACAGTGCCGTGCCCATTGTGGTAGATGCCTATTTGAAGGGAATTCCAATGGATACGGTGCTGGCCTATGAGGCGGTGAAGGCTTCGGCGATGCGGGATGAACTCGGGTTGGACAAGGTCAAGGAGCTGGGGTATATCCCTGCAGATGGAGAAGTGGAGAGTGTTTCCAAGGGGCTGGAATATGCCCTGTCGGATTGGTGTATTGCCCAGATGGCCAAAGGATTTGGTGCGCAGGAAGACGTTGCGTATTTCTCCAAAAGGGGTAAATATTACCAGCATTATTTTGATCCTAATGTTGGGTTCATGAGAGGAAGGATAGCGGATAATGAGTGGAGAAAACCGTTTAGTCCGTTTACTTCTATCCACATGAAGGGGGATTTTACCGAAGGCAATGCTTGGCAATATACTTGGCTGGTACCTCAGGATGTAGAGGGCCTTGTGGAGCTCCTGGGCGGAAGGGAGGCATTTATTTCAAAATTGGACTCTTTATTCTTGGTGGAAGGGGACATGGGAGAAGAAGCTTCCAATGACATCACGGGGCTGGTCGGTCAGTATGCCCAAGGAAATGAACCCAGTCACCATGTGACGTACCTGTATGGGTATGTAGGTCAATCGCACAAGACCGCGGAAAAAGTACGGTATATTCTCAAAAATCTATATGCCAATGATCCTGATGGGCTAAGTGGAAATGAAGACGTGGGGCAAATGTCTGCTTGGCTGGTGCTTTCCTCGCTAGGGTTTTATCCCGTAGAGCCGGCAGGTGGGAAGTATGTTTGGGGCAGCCCAACGGTAAACAACGCTACGATCAGAATGGATAATGGAAAGACCCTCCATCTGACCGTCAAGGGGAATTCCGAAGAGAACATTTATATTCAGAACATCACCTTTAATGGCAAGCCCTACAGCAGTCAATTCCTGATGCACGAGGACCTCCTGAAGGGGGGAGAAATAGTCGTGGAAATGGGAAGTGAGGCAGCCGAGCATAGGCTGAAATAA
- a CDS encoding SusC/RagA family TonB-linked outer membrane protein, whose product MAQNVPRKPLPKWLVEMTIPSMRWGLVFLLGIGLSISSFAQEVITGTVIDSGEGEPIPGASVLLKGTTTGTTTDFDGNFSISVPDGEAILVFSFIGYEKQEITVGNRSKIDVELVSSLTDLESVVVVGYGTMKKSDVTGAIAGVDSDLITERGTTSPVQSLQGSVAGVQVSNSTGRLGDGFNMTIRGNNSLAGSEPLYVVDGVVTNNIDFLNPNDIAKIEVLKDASSAAIYGSRAAGGVVIVETKGGTDIPDATTFSFDTFYGVKTPARLPEMMSLEQWRDYHMSAYLGTTNNGEGMTPQEYEDVVLGPNNPVLAERFNNLDGFDWYDAVLRNGMQTNNHLTISHRSGASTYNIGIGYQKETGTLEQESLDKYTFNMNINQHINDKFMAGANMALSHGTNQRGSGNAMQEAFRLNPFLSPWAIDENGDEIVGDLFPQPGKLTYPNGDWAANKTSTYNPLLEIANSSDETRSLRGVGNAYLQYDPLDWLSLKSTFSIGFNNNRRGRFWGAMTNTGINNGNLPSSEVSYYNNMNTTWDNQLNISKAFNDHSFNFLALQSIFVDRTERANMSSTQQPFETEFYNVGSGLQETYNLGNGFSKSQLASFALRLNYSYLDKYLVTVSNRWDGSSLLSEGNKWQAFPSVALGWRLNKEAFLANSSTVSDLKLRLGYGTVGNNNVSPYRTVNALTSQTYYDFNGTAANGWVQNSIANKALTWEKTKEINAGVDFGFLMNRITGSVDYYNRLSDNLLVTQKLPLEIGFSDIASNAASVRNKGVEVMLNTINVENSHVTWSTTFTFTKNTNSIESLYGQSEVDDVGNGWFIGESIDAHYNFIYDGVWQAGEDAAAFNQTEGQAKAKDVNNDGMINPNDDRVILGSSNPSWTGGIISNLQVGNFDMNFSLATQQGVLAYSDFHSNFTNVTDRGRQKLAIPNWYVPENSVGVPARVTNEYPQPRNEGQYWGTGMAYYKDASFVKINNIGVGYTLPETLLSRANLKKVRVYVNVLNPFTFTDYDGWDPEWAQASLGIGRVSTITTQFGLSVKF is encoded by the coding sequence ATGGCACAAAATGTACCAAGAAAGCCACTTCCCAAGTGGCTGGTCGAGATGACCATTCCATCCATGAGATGGGGGCTAGTATTTCTGTTGGGAATCGGCCTTTCCATATCAAGTTTTGCACAGGAAGTAATCACTGGAACAGTGATTGACTCAGGAGAAGGAGAGCCCATCCCAGGGGCTTCCGTCCTGTTAAAAGGAACCACCACCGGAACCACTACTGATTTTGATGGAAATTTCAGCATTTCCGTTCCCGATGGAGAAGCCATTTTGGTCTTTTCATTTATTGGGTACGAAAAACAGGAGATTACGGTCGGTAACCGATCCAAAATCGATGTTGAGCTGGTTTCTAGTTTGACAGACCTGGAATCGGTGGTCGTGGTCGGTTATGGTACCATGAAGAAATCCGATGTGACCGGCGCGATTGCAGGGGTGGACAGTGACCTTATCACCGAGCGGGGAACCACCAGTCCCGTACAGTCCCTCCAAGGAAGTGTGGCCGGGGTGCAGGTGAGCAATAGCACCGGTAGGCTAGGAGATGGTTTTAACATGACCATCCGTGGAAATAACTCCTTAGCGGGCTCTGAGCCTTTATATGTGGTGGACGGAGTCGTGACCAACAATATCGACTTTCTCAATCCAAATGACATTGCTAAGATCGAAGTCCTGAAAGATGCTTCCTCTGCGGCCATCTACGGTTCGAGGGCTGCAGGCGGCGTCGTGATCGTGGAAACCAAAGGCGGAACCGATATCCCGGATGCCACTACCTTTTCCTTTGATACATTTTACGGTGTGAAAACGCCCGCAAGGCTTCCGGAAATGATGAGCCTAGAGCAATGGAGGGATTACCATATGTCTGCCTATTTAGGTACGACCAATAATGGCGAAGGGATGACTCCCCAAGAATATGAGGATGTCGTGCTGGGGCCAAATAACCCTGTTTTGGCAGAGCGTTTTAACAACCTCGATGGATTTGACTGGTATGATGCAGTGCTGAGAAACGGCATGCAGACCAATAATCACTTGACCATTTCCCATAGGAGTGGTGCTTCCACTTATAATATTGGCATTGGTTATCAGAAGGAAACGGGAACGCTTGAGCAGGAGAGCTTGGACAAGTACACGTTTAACATGAACATCAACCAACACATTAACGATAAGTTCATGGCTGGAGCAAATATGGCCTTGTCCCACGGTACCAACCAACGGGGAAGTGGCAACGCCATGCAGGAAGCCTTTAGGCTGAACCCGTTCCTAAGCCCTTGGGCCATTGATGAGAATGGTGATGAAATTGTAGGAGACCTGTTCCCTCAGCCTGGTAAACTTACCTATCCGAATGGAGATTGGGCAGCAAACAAAACCAGTACGTATAACCCTTTATTGGAAATTGCCAATTCCAGTGATGAGACGAGAAGCCTGAGAGGTGTAGGTAATGCCTATTTACAGTATGATCCCTTGGATTGGTTGAGCTTGAAATCCACCTTTTCCATTGGCTTCAATAACAATAGAAGAGGACGCTTTTGGGGAGCCATGACCAACACAGGTATCAATAACGGTAATTTGCCTTCTTCTGAGGTAAGTTATTATAATAACATGAATACGACGTGGGATAACCAGTTGAATATTAGCAAGGCCTTCAATGACCATTCTTTCAATTTCCTTGCCCTTCAAAGTATTTTTGTGGATCGTACCGAGAGGGCAAATATGTCATCTACCCAACAACCTTTTGAAACAGAATTTTATAATGTAGGATCTGGCCTTCAGGAGACCTATAATTTAGGAAATGGCTTTAGCAAGAGCCAGTTGGCTTCTTTTGCCCTTAGGCTGAATTATTCTTATTTGGATAAATACTTGGTGACCGTTTCTAACAGGTGGGATGGTTCTTCCTTGCTTTCCGAAGGGAATAAATGGCAAGCGTTCCCTTCAGTGGCCTTAGGATGGAGACTGAACAAGGAGGCATTTTTGGCCAATTCATCCACGGTTTCCGATTTGAAGCTGAGACTTGGCTATGGTACTGTGGGAAATAATAACGTTTCGCCTTACCGTACGGTAAATGCACTGACCAGTCAGACTTATTATGATTTTAATGGAACCGCAGCTAACGGATGGGTTCAAAATTCGATTGCGAACAAAGCGTTGACTTGGGAAAAAACCAAGGAGATCAATGCAGGGGTTGATTTTGGATTTTTGATGAACCGTATCACGGGTAGTGTGGATTATTATAACCGATTGTCGGATAACCTTTTGGTGACGCAAAAGTTGCCGTTGGAAATAGGCTTTAGCGATATCGCTTCCAATGCCGCTTCTGTCAGGAACAAAGGGGTGGAGGTAATGTTGAATACCATTAATGTGGAAAACAGCCATGTGACTTGGTCTACGACTTTTACATTTACGAAAAATACCAACTCGATTGAGTCGCTTTATGGACAGTCCGAGGTGGATGATGTAGGAAACGGTTGGTTTATAGGAGAATCAATCGATGCCCATTATAATTTTATTTATGATGGCGTTTGGCAAGCAGGTGAAGATGCTGCTGCCTTCAATCAAACCGAAGGCCAGGCAAAAGCAAAAGATGTAAATAACGATGGCATGATCAATCCTAATGACGATCGGGTGATCCTTGGCTCATCTAATCCATCGTGGACAGGTGGTATCATTTCCAATCTCCAAGTAGGAAATTTTGATATGAATTTTTCATTAGCGACACAACAAGGAGTGTTGGCCTATAGTGATTTCCATAGCAACTTTACAAACGTTACCGATAGAGGGCGTCAGAAACTGGCGATCCCAAATTGGTATGTTCCCGAAAATTCTGTTGGCGTGCCAGCACGGGTAACCAACGAATATCCACAACCAAGGAATGAAGGGCAATATTGGGGTACAGGAATGGCCTATTATAAAGATGCTTCCTTTGTCAAGATTAATAATATCGGGGTAGGGTATACGCTTCCCGAGACCTTGTTAAGCCGAGCAAACCTCAAAAAGGTGCGGGTGTACGTCAATGTACTTAATCCGTTTACATTTACCGACTATGATGGATGGGATCCCGAGTGGGCTCAGGCCAGTTTGGGAATTGGACGTGTAAGTACCATCACTACACAGTTCGGCTTGAGTGTTAAGTTTTAA
- a CDS encoding RagB/SusD family nutrient uptake outer membrane protein, with translation MKKINSIFAILLLLTASGCAEFLEEENKSNVTAEEFYETAEGYEALINANYSALRNIYGDDPWMFVCGTDLYQEGRDRPPQGLSKYFELNSSSSGVDFLYVNCYKAIQLANSAIHYADITEQTGVTTQYLGEARFLRANAYFLLVQSYGGVGMITEYVDEPILQFDRSNAEEVYAFIIAELEGAMGQVSSGAYDGHVNQRAVENLLAKVHLTRGYEAFGTADDFAKAASYADNVINGQGLNLTSEELWTPGNDMNEEVIFSVQWSAGSISADPTGMGNKQQSYFGPYMGGSEVAGDAPYKTYTTLPNRFALDLYEEGDERWYSTFMTEVFTRYYDYFDVDDHSSLMVEDFYEPRWFTAQDSIDYVNAHPGVEYHSYGTTDPNGGAISLDRATMIVKKFDDPTSLFGGASSTRDFIVSRLAETYLVAAEAYLQAGDPSTGLDRLNVVRERAGVADASLGEFDLDYILDERARELLGEYHRWFDLKRTGKLVERASAHNSWITPSNFEGANGNLKILRPIPQNAIDLNQNKDFPQNPAYE, from the coding sequence ATGAAGAAGATAAATTCAATTTTCGCAATATTACTTCTCTTGACAGCCTCAGGCTGTGCAGAATTTCTCGAAGAGGAAAATAAATCCAACGTAACGGCAGAAGAGTTTTATGAAACTGCTGAAGGGTACGAAGCCTTGATCAATGCCAATTATTCGGCGCTTCGTAATATTTACGGCGACGATCCATGGATGTTTGTCTGCGGGACAGACCTGTATCAAGAAGGACGGGACCGACCTCCGCAGGGCTTGAGCAAATACTTTGAACTTAACAGTTCCTCATCCGGAGTGGATTTTCTATATGTAAACTGTTACAAGGCCATTCAACTGGCCAATTCAGCGATTCACTATGCTGACATTACTGAGCAGACGGGTGTCACCACTCAGTACTTGGGTGAAGCCCGATTTTTAAGGGCAAATGCTTATTTCCTTTTGGTACAGAGTTATGGTGGCGTAGGGATGATCACCGAATATGTAGATGAGCCTATTTTGCAGTTTGATCGGTCAAATGCCGAAGAGGTATATGCCTTTATCATTGCTGAATTGGAGGGAGCTATGGGGCAGGTGTCCTCAGGAGCATATGATGGACACGTTAACCAACGGGCAGTGGAAAACCTCTTGGCAAAAGTTCACCTAACCAGGGGATATGAAGCGTTTGGTACGGCCGATGATTTTGCCAAGGCAGCTTCCTATGCTGACAATGTGATCAACGGACAAGGGCTTAACCTTACGTCTGAAGAGCTTTGGACGCCTGGAAATGATATGAATGAAGAAGTGATCTTTTCAGTGCAGTGGAGTGCAGGATCGATCAGTGCAGACCCAACAGGAATGGGGAACAAACAGCAAAGCTATTTTGGCCCTTATATGGGGGGCTCAGAAGTAGCGGGTGATGCTCCATACAAGACTTATACTACCTTGCCCAACCGGTTTGCGTTGGACCTTTATGAAGAAGGAGATGAGCGTTGGTATTCTACTTTTATGACGGAAGTGTTTACCAGGTATTATGACTACTTTGATGTAGATGATCACAGCTCCCTTATGGTGGAGGATTTCTATGAGCCTCGATGGTTTACAGCGCAGGACAGTATTGATTATGTAAATGCTCACCCAGGGGTTGAATACCACTCTTATGGTACCACGGATCCAAATGGAGGAGCTATTTCACTGGACCGGGCTACTATGATTGTTAAGAAGTTTGACGATCCGACTTCCCTGTTTGGTGGTGCGAGCAGTACCCGGGATTTTATCGTATCGCGTTTGGCAGAGACGTACTTGGTAGCAGCTGAAGCGTACTTGCAAGCAGGTGACCCTTCGACTGGACTAGATCGCCTTAACGTGGTTCGGGAAAGAGCCGGGGTAGCAGATGCTTCACTTGGGGAGTTTGACCTCGACTATATTTTGGATGAAAGGGCAAGAGAACTTTTGGGTGAATACCACAGGTGGTTTGACCTGAAGAGAACCGGTAAATTGGTCGAAAGAGCTTCTGCTCACAACAGCTGGATTACGCCTTCTAATTTCGAAGGGGCTAACGGAAATCTTAAAATTCTAAGGCCAATTCCTCAAAATGCCATTGACCTTAACCAAAACAAGGATTTTCCTCAAAATCCTGCATACGAATAA
- a CDS encoding ribonuclease HII, giving the protein MKLLPYLEAERLEAGADEVGRGCLCGPVVAAAVILPNDFAHELINDSKKLSKANRERLVDEIKENATAWAVAESTVEEIDEINILNASFLAMTRAVQALTVQPEHLLIDGNRFKSQLDIPYDCIIKGDGKYASIAAASILAKVHRDKLMATYAEKFPGYGWERNVGYPTKEHREGITKLGTTPLHRQSFKLLPDQLEIKFNE; this is encoded by the coding sequence ATGAAGCTGTTACCCTATTTAGAAGCTGAACGGCTGGAAGCGGGAGCTGATGAAGTTGGCAGGGGCTGCTTATGTGGCCCCGTCGTGGCCGCCGCAGTAATACTGCCCAATGACTTTGCCCATGAGCTGATCAACGACTCTAAAAAGCTAAGCAAAGCCAACAGGGAACGCCTCGTGGATGAAATCAAGGAAAATGCCACCGCTTGGGCGGTGGCAGAATCTACGGTAGAAGAAATCGATGAAATCAACATCCTCAACGCCTCCTTTTTGGCCATGACCCGGGCCGTCCAAGCACTTACTGTCCAGCCGGAGCATTTGTTAATTGACGGCAACCGCTTTAAAAGTCAACTCGATATCCCCTATGACTGTATCATAAAAGGGGATGGAAAATACGCCAGCATCGCCGCAGCATCCATTTTGGCCAAAGTGCACCGTGACAAGCTGATGGCCACCTATGCCGAAAAATTCCCGGGATATGGCTGGGAGAGAAATGTAGGATACCCCACCAAAGAGCATCGCGAGGGAATTACCAAACTGGGTACCACTCCCCTTCACCGCCAGTCATTCAAGCTACTACCAGACCAACTGGAAATCAAATTTAACGAGTAA
- a CDS encoding MGH1-like glycoside hydrolase domain-containing protein, whose amino-acid sequence MNIERTRLKEDTDRKKHWKKWGPYLTERQWGTVREDYSPDGAAWENVTHDDAKSKAYRWGEEGIGGFSDNKQKLCMAWAFWNGKDPMIKERLFGLTGNQGNHGEDVKELYYYLDATPTHSYMKMLYKYPQQEFPYQDLVDENAKRGKHDPEYELIDTGIFDDDAYFDIFIEYAKEDYEDIVAKATIHNRGKEEATIWVMPTIWFRKTWFTGHEPFLPKLSKSTSNRILAFNPKLGNYHFHFDGEPELLFCDNETNRKKLYDIDNQKTFLKDAINDYVVAGDTAHLNPKHFGTKAAALYKITVPAGGCHTVAFRMAHKNAAVDTNDSDNIIEKRLKETNEFYHDLQGHVTDEELRSIQRQAYAGMMWGKQFYYYNVERWLEGDPGRYMPPPERKKGRNHNWRHLQNYDIISMPDKWEYPWYAAWDLAFHCIPLARLDAEFAKEQLLLLLSEWYMHPNGQIPAYEWNFNDVNPPIHAYAVHRVYQMDKKMNGGKGDQEFLERAMHKLMLNFTWWVNQKDSDGQNIFEGGFLGLDNVSLFDRSHVDKFGGRLEQADATSWMAMFSLNLLRISLDLCEFNKVYQYTATKFLEHFLYIAGAMNNISGENISLWDDEDNFFYDVLHIDDTAPKRMKVRSIVGIIPLFAVEPIKEEMYENLTEFKKRLDFFLKEKPKLASLVSNWIEPGKDKRHLFSLLRGHRMKSLLKKLLDPDEFLSDYGIRSVSKYHKDHPYSMKLNGEKHTVEYTPGESNTRMFGGNSNWRGPIWFPINWLIMEALKKFNYYYGGDFPIEYPTGSGRFATLDIIAKELSLRNIEIFMRNKEGKRPVFGDNEKMQNDPHFKDYFLFYEYFHGDNGKGLGASHQTGWTGLVAEMIHKYYPREEKIIDEAVTLFRS is encoded by the coding sequence ATGAATATAGAGAGAACAAGACTTAAGGAAGACACCGACCGAAAAAAGCATTGGAAAAAATGGGGGCCTTATTTGACCGAAAGGCAATGGGGAACCGTAAGGGAAGACTACAGCCCGGATGGTGCAGCATGGGAAAACGTCACCCATGATGATGCAAAAAGCAAAGCTTACCGTTGGGGAGAAGAAGGCATTGGCGGATTCAGCGACAACAAGCAAAAGCTGTGTATGGCTTGGGCTTTTTGGAACGGTAAAGATCCGATGATCAAGGAAAGACTTTTTGGGCTTACAGGAAATCAGGGAAACCATGGTGAGGACGTAAAAGAGCTCTATTATTATTTAGATGCCACGCCGACCCACAGCTATATGAAGATGCTTTACAAGTATCCCCAGCAAGAATTCCCTTATCAAGACCTTGTGGATGAAAATGCCAAAAGAGGGAAACATGACCCGGAATATGAATTGATCGATACAGGGATATTTGACGATGATGCCTACTTTGATATTTTTATAGAATATGCCAAGGAAGACTATGAGGACATCGTCGCGAAAGCTACCATTCATAACCGGGGCAAGGAAGAAGCCACCATCTGGGTAATGCCTACCATTTGGTTTCGAAAGACTTGGTTTACCGGCCATGAACCTTTCCTCCCCAAACTTAGCAAGAGCACCAGTAACCGAATTCTTGCCTTCAATCCAAAACTGGGCAACTATCATTTTCACTTTGACGGAGAGCCTGAACTATTGTTTTGTGACAACGAAACCAATAGGAAAAAGCTTTATGACATCGACAACCAAAAGACATTTTTGAAGGATGCCATCAATGACTATGTCGTAGCCGGTGACACTGCACATCTGAATCCCAAACACTTTGGGACCAAAGCTGCTGCCCTTTATAAAATCACCGTTCCCGCTGGTGGCTGCCACACCGTAGCTTTTCGAATGGCCCATAAAAATGCTGCCGTAGACACCAACGATAGCGACAACATCATAGAAAAACGGCTGAAGGAGACGAACGAATTTTACCATGATCTGCAAGGACATGTCACGGATGAGGAGCTTCGCAGCATCCAGCGCCAAGCCTATGCCGGAATGATGTGGGGGAAACAATTCTATTATTACAATGTGGAGCGATGGCTAGAAGGGGATCCTGGGCGCTACATGCCTCCTCCAGAACGTAAAAAAGGTCGAAACCATAACTGGCGGCACCTCCAAAACTATGACATCATTTCCATGCCTGACAAGTGGGAATACCCGTGGTATGCCGCTTGGGACTTGGCATTCCACTGTATCCCCTTGGCTCGATTGGATGCTGAATTTGCGAAAGAACAGTTGCTCCTGCTCCTCAGTGAATGGTACATGCATCCCAACGGGCAAATCCCAGCGTATGAATGGAATTTCAATGATGTAAATCCACCGATCCATGCCTATGCCGTACACCGTGTCTATCAGATGGACAAAAAAATGAACGGTGGAAAAGGAGACCAGGAGTTTTTGGAACGGGCCATGCATAAGCTAATGCTGAATTTTACGTGGTGGGTAAACCAAAAGGACAGCGATGGCCAAAACATCTTTGAAGGGGGATTTTTGGGGCTGGATAATGTCAGTTTGTTTGACCGCAGCCATGTAGATAAATTCGGTGGACGATTGGAACAAGCCGATGCCACCTCATGGATGGCCATGTTTTCCTTAAACCTTCTACGGATTTCTTTGGACTTGTGTGAATTCAACAAAGTCTACCAATATACAGCCACGAAATTTCTGGAGCATTTCCTTTATATCGCTGGAGCCATGAACAATATATCCGGTGAAAACATCAGTCTCTGGGATGATGAAGACAATTTCTTTTACGATGTCCTTCACATCGACGACACGGCTCCCAAGCGGATGAAGGTTCGATCCATTGTTGGGATCATCCCGCTTTTTGCGGTGGAGCCTATCAAGGAGGAAATGTATGAAAACCTCACTGAGTTTAAAAAGCGACTGGACTTTTTCCTTAAGGAAAAGCCCAAGCTAGCTTCCTTGGTATCCAACTGGATAGAACCTGGAAAGGACAAGAGACACCTCTTTTCCCTCCTCCGTGGGCACCGGATGAAGAGCCTGTTGAAAAAGCTCCTTGATCCTGATGAGTTTTTGTCAGATTATGGTATCAGATCGGTATCAAAATACCACAAAGACCATCCCTATTCCATGAAACTAAACGGCGAAAAACATACAGTGGAATACACGCCCGGAGAATCCAATACCAGGATGTTTGGCGGTAACTCCAACTGGAGAGGACCTATTTGGTTTCCCATTAACTGGCTGATCATGGAAGCTTTAAAAAAATTCAACTACTACTATGGGGGGGATTTCCCAATTGAATATCCTACAGGATCCGGCCGATTTGCCACCTTGGACATTATTGCCAAAGAGCTCTCCTTGCGTAATATTGAAATCTTTATGCGCAACAAAGAGGGAAAAAGGCCAGTATTTGGAGATAATGAGAAAATGCAAAACGATCCACATTTCAAGGATTATTTCCTTTTCTATGAATATTTTCACGGCGATAATGGAAAAGGCCTGGGCGCATCCCACCAAACGGGCTGGACGGGCCTTGTAGCTGAAATGATCCATAAATATTATCCTAGAGAAGAAAAAATCATCGATGAAGCTGTTACCCTATTTAGAAGCTGA